A single window of Prochlorothrix hollandica PCC 9006 = CALU 1027 DNA harbors:
- the rpiA gene encoding ribose-5-phosphate isomerase RpiA: MSDTDAITIMKQEVGRAAAQRVQSNTIVGLGTGSTTAYAIQFIGARLKSGELQNIKGIPTSFQARVLAKKYGIPLTTLDEVDHIDIAIDGADEVDPQKNLIKGGGAAHTQEKIVDSLAAQFIVVVDSGKLVDSLGSTFLLPVEVLPMAVTPVMKAIEALGGKPELRMGVKKAGPVVTDQGNLVVDVKFDRIENPGELEKTLNNLPGVLENGLFVNVADVILVGEVIEGQPTVREL; encoded by the coding sequence ATGAGCGACACCGATGCCATCACGATTATGAAACAGGAAGTCGGTCGCGCCGCTGCCCAGCGCGTCCAGTCCAATACCATTGTGGGCTTGGGCACCGGTTCCACCACGGCCTATGCCATCCAATTTATTGGCGCACGGCTAAAGTCGGGGGAATTACAAAACATTAAAGGCATCCCCACCTCTTTCCAAGCCAGGGTTTTGGCCAAAAAATATGGCATTCCCCTCACCACCCTCGATGAAGTCGATCACATCGATATCGCCATTGATGGGGCCGATGAAGTGGATCCCCAGAAAAACCTGATTAAAGGGGGCGGTGCGGCCCATACCCAGGAAAAAATCGTGGATTCCCTGGCGGCTCAATTCATTGTGGTGGTGGATAGTGGCAAGCTCGTGGATAGCCTGGGTTCCACCTTCCTGTTGCCCGTGGAGGTGCTACCCATGGCGGTGACACCTGTGATGAAGGCCATTGAAGCCTTGGGGGGTAAACCGGAGCTGCGCATGGGGGTCAAAAAAGCGGGTCCCGTGGTGACGGATCAGGGCAATCTGGTGGTGGATGTGAAGTTCGATCGCATCGAAAACCCAGGAGAACTAGAGAAAACTCTCAATAATCTGCCCGGTGTGCTGGAAAATGGCCTATTCGTCAACGTTGCCGATGTCATTCTGGTGGGTGAAGTCATCGAAGGGCAACCCACCGTTCGGGAGTTGTAG
- a CDS encoding IS1634 family transposase, translating to MNLKEQEIDVKDIDHLGIIAGIMDEMDLVGLIDQLIPPHSLEKISVGIAVKAMVLNCMGFLTSPFYLFSQFFEGKAVEHLLGEGIKAEHLNESRLGRTLDEIFKYGVSQLFVQIVMVAVKVFGVEITSGHADTTSLSVEGEYKDGVLQEAEEEEGEKGEKG from the coding sequence ATGAACTTAAAAGAACAAGAGATCGATGTCAAAGACATTGACCATTTAGGAATAATAGCAGGAATCATGGACGAAATGGATTTGGTTGGCTTAATCGACCAGCTAATTCCTCCCCATTCCCTCGAAAAGATTAGTGTTGGCATTGCCGTCAAAGCAATGGTCTTAAATTGCATGGGCTTTCTGACCAGCCCATTTTATCTATTCTCTCAATTTTTCGAGGGGAAAGCCGTTGAACACTTACTCGGAGAAGGAATTAAAGCAGAACACCTCAATGAGAGTCGTTTAGGGAGAACCTTAGATGAAATCTTTAAGTATGGAGTGAGCCAATTATTTGTCCAAATCGTGATGGTAGCCGTAAAAGTGTTTGGGGTTGAAATCACAAGCGGCCATGCCGACACCACCAGCTTATCCGTAGAAGGGGAATACAAGGACGGAGTTTTGCAAGAAGCAGAAGAGGAAGAGGGGGAAAAAGGAGAGAAAGGGG
- the lepB gene encoding signal peptidase I has translation MEPLEHTPQDDPQISPQPSSPGDPCQGDRPQAEAVEPQNSKPTVASSSFWQAQQENLVMLGVALALALVIRLFVAEPRYIPSASMVPTLAIDDRLVVEKVSYHFHDPKPGDIVVFQPPSQLQRQGYSKDQAFIKRVIATPGDVVAVHDGQVFVNDQPQAEPYILDPPRYDWGPYVVPGQAVLVFGDNRNDSNDSHVWGFLPQKNIIGRAWIRFWPRDRWGLVS, from the coding sequence TTGGAACCTTTGGAGCATACCCCCCAGGACGATCCCCAGATCTCCCCCCAACCGTCTTCTCCTGGGGATCCCTGCCAAGGCGATCGACCCCAGGCTGAAGCAGTGGAGCCGCAGAACTCAAAACCCACGGTGGCGAGTTCTTCCTTCTGGCAAGCCCAACAAGAGAATCTTGTCATGTTAGGGGTCGCTTTGGCACTGGCCTTGGTGATCCGTCTCTTTGTGGCGGAGCCGCGCTATATTCCCTCGGCCTCCATGGTGCCCACCCTGGCCATTGACGATCGTCTGGTGGTGGAAAAGGTCTCGTACCACTTCCATGACCCAAAACCAGGGGATATTGTCGTCTTTCAGCCCCCGTCCCAGTTGCAGCGCCAGGGTTATAGCAAAGATCAAGCATTTATCAAGCGGGTCATTGCCACGCCGGGGGATGTGGTGGCGGTTCACGATGGCCAAGTATTTGTCAATGACCAACCCCAGGCGGAACCCTACATTCTGGACCCACCTCGCTACGATTGGGGTCCCTATGTGGTGCCGGGGCAGGCGGTGTTGGTGTTTGGGGATAATCGCAATGACAGCAATGATTCCCATGTGTGGGGCTTTTTACCCCAGAAAAATATCATCGGTCGGGCCTGGATCCGGTTCTGGCCCCGCGATCGCTGGGGTCTGGTGTCTTAA